From a region of the Mycobacterium intracellulare ATCC 13950 genome:
- a CDS encoding TetR/AcrR family transcriptional regulator, whose product MAPPRKHETDVILDAARALVLDGGPRAASVAAIAKTSGAPAGTLYHRFGNRDGVLTAAWLRALERFQARALAADGDTPADTAVAMAVAAVGFARALPEDARLLLTIRPGDLLDEEPDAAFRQTLTAMNAPLTERIAVLARQLYGNARPRSVDAVARAVADLPYAVVRRHAHDDPMPSWLEKDVAASALAVLNSFGERP is encoded by the coding sequence ATGGCGCCTCCGCGGAAGCATGAAACCGATGTGATCCTCGACGCCGCCCGGGCGCTGGTGCTCGACGGCGGACCGCGCGCGGCCAGCGTCGCCGCCATCGCGAAAACCAGTGGAGCGCCGGCGGGCACGCTGTATCACCGCTTCGGCAACCGCGACGGCGTCCTGACGGCGGCGTGGCTGCGGGCGCTGGAACGCTTCCAGGCGCGGGCGCTGGCCGCCGACGGGGACACGCCGGCGGACACGGCCGTGGCGATGGCGGTGGCGGCCGTCGGCTTCGCGCGCGCCCTGCCCGAGGACGCCCGGCTGTTATTGACGATCCGCCCGGGCGACCTGCTCGACGAGGAGCCCGACGCGGCATTCCGGCAGACGCTCACCGCGATGAACGCCCCGCTGACCGAGCGGATCGCGGTGTTGGCCCGGCAGCTGTACGGGAACGCCAGGCCGCGCTCCGTCGACGCCGTCGCGCGCGCGGTCGCCGACCTGCCCTACGCGGTGGTGCGCCGCCACGCCCACGACGACCCGATGCCGTCCTGGCTCGAAAAGGACGTCGCCGCCTCGGCGCTGGCCGTGCTAAACAGCTTTGGCGAACGCCCGTAG
- a CDS encoding phosphatidylserine decarboxylase — MARRPRTIGPTASDPGFSPQHALELVRSAVPPVHPAGRPFIGAGLALALAGRRHRWVRRAGLLAAGACAGFFRHPPRVPPTRPGAVVAPADGEICVIDFATPPAELSMGDAALPRVSIFLSLLDAHVQRAPVSGEVIAVQHRPGRFGSADLAAASTENERTSLVIRTPGGADVVAVQVAGLLARRIICDAHVGDKLSIGDTYGLIRFGSRLDTYLPAGCEPLVKVGQRAIAGETVLAELP, encoded by the coding sequence GTGGCACGACGCCCCCGCACTATCGGCCCCACGGCTTCGGACCCGGGCTTCAGCCCCCAACACGCGCTGGAGCTGGTGCGCTCCGCCGTCCCGCCGGTGCACCCGGCCGGGCGCCCGTTCATCGGCGCCGGGCTGGCGCTGGCCCTGGCCGGCCGCCGTCACCGCTGGGTGCGACGGGCGGGCCTGCTGGCGGCGGGGGCCTGCGCGGGGTTCTTCCGGCATCCCCCACGCGTGCCGCCCACCCGGCCCGGGGCCGTCGTCGCCCCCGCCGACGGCGAGATCTGCGTGATCGACTTCGCCACCCCGCCCGCCGAATTGAGCATGGGCGACGCGGCGCTGCCGCGGGTCAGCATCTTCCTGTCGCTGCTGGACGCCCATGTGCAGCGCGCACCGGTCAGCGGCGAGGTGATCGCCGTGCAGCACCGGCCGGGCCGCTTCGGGTCGGCCGACCTGGCCGCCGCCAGCACCGAGAACGAACGGACCAGCCTGGTCATCCGCACCCCGGGCGGGGCCGACGTCGTCGCGGTGCAGGTCGCGGGGCTGCTGGCGCGGCGGATCATCTGCGACGCGCACGTCGGGGACAAGCTGTCGATCGGCGACACCTATGGGCTGATCCGGTTCGGCTCCCGGCTCGATACCTACCTGCCGGCCGGCTGCGAACCGCTGGTGAAAGTCGGCCAGCGCGCGATCGCCGGCGAGACCGTGCTGGCCGAGCTGCCATGA
- the pssA gene encoding CDP-diacylglycerol--serine O-phosphatidyltransferase, whose amino-acid sequence MISKPRGRAVNLQILPSAMTVLSVCAGLTSIRFALEHQPKAAMALIAAAAILDGLDGRVARILDAQSRMGEEIDSLADAVNFGVTPAIVLYVTLLTNSPAGWVVILLYAVCVVLRLARFNALQDDGSQPAYTHEFFVGMPAPAGAISMIGLIGLKLQFGDGWWTSPLFLCIWITGTSILMVSKIPMRKMHAVAVPPSWAAPLLAILAICAAAAVLAPYVLIWVIIIAYLCHVPFAIRNQRWLAAHPEAWDDEPKQRRATRRAIRRAQPNRRSVARLGLRKPGRRVP is encoded by the coding sequence ATGATCAGCAAGCCGCGCGGCCGGGCGGTCAACCTGCAGATCCTGCCCAGCGCGATGACGGTGCTCTCGGTGTGCGCGGGCTTGACCTCGATCCGGTTCGCCCTCGAACACCAGCCCAAGGCCGCGATGGCGTTGATCGCGGCGGCGGCCATCCTCGACGGTCTGGACGGGCGGGTGGCGCGCATCCTGGACGCCCAGTCGCGGATGGGCGAGGAGATCGACTCGCTGGCCGACGCGGTGAACTTCGGCGTGACCCCGGCGATCGTGCTCTACGTGACGCTGCTGACCAACTCGCCGGCGGGCTGGGTCGTGATCCTGCTCTACGCCGTCTGCGTCGTGTTGCGGCTGGCGCGGTTCAACGCGTTGCAGGACGACGGCAGCCAGCCCGCCTACACGCACGAATTCTTCGTCGGCATGCCCGCGCCGGCCGGGGCGATCTCGATGATCGGCCTGATCGGGCTCAAGCTGCAGTTCGGTGACGGCTGGTGGACCTCGCCGCTGTTCCTGTGCATCTGGATCACCGGGACCTCGATCCTGATGGTCAGCAAGATCCCGATGCGCAAGATGCACGCGGTCGCGGTGCCGCCGAGTTGGGCCGCCCCGCTGCTGGCGATCCTGGCGATCTGCGCGGCCGCGGCGGTGCTGGCGCCCTACGTTTTGATCTGGGTGATCATCATCGCCTACCTGTGCCACGTGCCGTTCGCCATCCGCAACCAGCGCTGGCTGGCCGCCCACCCCGAGGCGTGGGACGACGAACCCAAGCAGCGTCGCGCCACCCGCCGCGCGATCCGCCGGGCGCAGCCCAACCGTCGATCGGTCGCGCGGCTGGGCCTGCGAAAGCCGGGCAGGCGCGTGCCGTGA
- a CDS encoding AAA family ATPase: protein MNPASRQLTLTARLNTSAVDSRRGVIRLHPSAVAALGIREWDAVSLIGSRTTAAVAGLAGPGTPVGTVLLDDVTLSNAGLREGSAVVVGAVTVYGARSVTLSGSTLASQSITPDTLRQALLGKVLMVGDAVSLLPRDLGPGTSSSAATRALATAVGISWTSELLTVTGVDPMGPVSVQPNSLVTWGTGDVASGAATPSRISVEVARPEMVVEELKGTQPQAAKLVEWLKLALDEPHLLKTLGAGTNLGVLVSGPAGVGKVTLVRAVCGDRRLVTLDGPEVGALAAEDRLKAVASAVQTVRDGGGVLLITDVDALLPAAADPVASLILGELRTAVASDGVALIATSARPDQLDARLRAPDLCDRELGLPLPDAATRKALLESLLKNVPAGGLDLDEIASRTPGFVVADLAALVREAALRAASRASADGRPPELNQEDLVGALSVIRPLSRSASEEVSVGDITLEDVGDMAEARQALTEAVLWPLQHPDTFARLGVDPPRGVLLYGPPGCGKTFVVRALASTGQLSVHAVKGSELMDKWVGSSEKAVRELFRRARDSAPSLVFLDEVDALAPRRGQSFDSGVTDRVVAALLTELDGVDPLRDVVVLGATNRPDLIDPALLRPGRLERLVFVEPPDAAARRDILRTAGKSVPLSADVDLDEVAARLDGYSAADCVALLREAALTAMRRSLDATDVTAADLAAARETVRPSLDPAQVESLRAFAKAV, encoded by the coding sequence ATCAATCCCGCGTCCCGTCAGCTCACCTTGACGGCTCGGCTGAACACCTCGGCCGTCGACTCCCGCCGCGGCGTCATCAGATTGCATCCGAGCGCCGTTGCCGCCCTGGGGATTCGGGAGTGGGACGCGGTGTCGCTGATCGGGTCGCGGACCACGGCGGCGGTCGCGGGCCTGGCCGGCCCGGGCACGCCGGTCGGCACCGTGTTGCTCGACGACGTGACGCTGTCGAACGCGGGGCTGCGGGAGGGGTCCGCGGTGGTCGTCGGCGCGGTCACGGTCTACGGCGCGCGGTCGGTGACGCTGTCCGGCTCGACGCTGGCCAGCCAGTCGATCACGCCGGACACGCTGCGCCAGGCCCTGCTCGGCAAGGTGCTCATGGTGGGCGACGCCGTGTCGCTGCTGCCCCGCGACCTGGGACCCGGCACGTCCAGCTCGGCCGCCACCCGGGCGCTGGCCACGGCGGTGGGCATCAGCTGGACCTCGGAGCTGTTGACCGTCACCGGTGTCGACCCCATGGGGCCGGTCAGCGTGCAGCCCAACTCGCTGGTCACCTGGGGCACCGGCGATGTCGCGTCCGGCGCCGCGACGCCGTCGCGGATCTCGGTCGAGGTCGCCCGGCCGGAGATGGTCGTCGAGGAGCTCAAGGGCACCCAGCCGCAGGCCGCCAAGCTCGTCGAATGGCTCAAGCTCGCGCTCGACGAACCGCACCTGCTCAAGACCCTGGGCGCCGGCACCAACCTCGGGGTGCTGGTGTCCGGCCCGGCCGGGGTGGGCAAGGTGACGCTGGTCCGCGCGGTCTGCGGCGATCGCCGGCTGGTCACGCTGGACGGCCCGGAGGTCGGCGCGCTGGCCGCCGAAGACCGCCTCAAGGCGGTGGCCTCGGCGGTGCAGACGGTGCGCGACGGCGGTGGCGTGCTGCTGATCACCGACGTCGACGCCCTGCTGCCGGCCGCCGCCGACCCGGTGGCCTCGCTGATTCTGGGCGAGCTGCGCACCGCGGTGGCCAGCGACGGCGTCGCGCTGATCGCCACCTCCGCGCGACCCGACCAGCTCGACGCCCGCCTGCGGGCGCCCGACCTGTGTGACCGCGAGCTGGGCCTGCCGCTGCCCGACGCCGCCACCCGCAAAGCGCTACTGGAGTCGCTGCTCAAGAACGTCCCCGCCGGCGGGCTGGATCTCGACGAGATCGCCTCACGCACACCGGGTTTCGTCGTCGCCGACCTGGCCGCGCTGGTGCGCGAGGCTGCGCTGCGGGCGGCGTCGCGGGCCAGCGCCGACGGCCGGCCCCCCGAGCTGAACCAGGAGGACCTGGTCGGCGCGCTGAGCGTCATCAGGCCGCTGTCCCGTTCGGCCAGTGAAGAAGTCAGCGTCGGCGACATCACCCTCGAGGACGTCGGCGACATGGCCGAGGCCCGCCAAGCGCTGACCGAGGCCGTGTTGTGGCCGCTGCAGCATCCCGACACCTTCGCCCGGCTGGGCGTCGACCCGCCGCGCGGCGTGTTGCTGTACGGCCCGCCCGGCTGCGGCAAGACATTCGTCGTGCGCGCGCTGGCCAGCACCGGGCAGCTGTCCGTGCACGCGGTCAAGGGCTCCGAGCTGATGGACAAGTGGGTGGGCAGTTCGGAAAAGGCGGTGCGCGAACTGTTTCGGCGCGCCCGGGATTCGGCGCCCTCGCTGGTCTTCCTCGACGAGGTCGACGCGCTCGCGCCGCGGCGCGGGCAGAGCTTCGACTCGGGCGTCACCGACCGGGTGGTGGCCGCGCTGCTGACCGAGCTCGACGGCGTCGATCCGCTGCGCGACGTCGTCGTCCTGGGCGCCACCAACCGCCCGGATCTCATCGACCCGGCGCTGCTGCGTCCCGGCCGGCTGGAGCGGCTGGTCTTCGTCGAACCCCCCGATGCCGCCGCCCGCCGCGACATCCTGCGCACCGCAGGCAAATCGGTTCCGCTGAGTGCCGACGTCGACCTCGACGAGGTGGCCGCCAGGCTCGACGGCTACAGCGCCGCCGACTGCGTGGCGCTGCTGCGGGAGGCCGCCCTCACGGCCATGCGCCGATCCCTCGATGCCACCGACGTGACGGCCGCCGATCTCGCGGCGGCGCGCGAAACCGTCCGCCCCTCATTGGATCCCGCGCAGGTCGAGTCCCTACGGGCGTTCGCCAAAGCTGTTTAG
- a CDS encoding MFS transporter — protein MQPHSADRRATPVRRAKRGVTAAFIAHGLVFSSWAAHIPRVKDELGLSDAALGTALFGAPLGSVVATLASHWALRRWGSHRLIPVMAAGYAVAGTTVGLAKSGAALFGALALWGTFQGALDVAMNTQAATVERAARAPIMARFHGMWSVGTLVGAVIGAACVGAGIGLTAQLTVLGAVVLIVVGMLTRRLIPDAADDSDASSGPTPQGRRAWMTPTVAILAAVSFASFLCEGAATDWSANYLRNVVGAGPSVSALSYAAYTLTMVITRFGAPRLHARVPSRRLLPALAVVAVAGMSVTLATANAAVGVLGFAALGVGVALLVPTAFSAAYGASEAGSAIAIVAATGWLGYLLGPPLIGHLSGWVGLSAALATIPVMMSIVGIAIRYNPAFDKADEFHRDVATPAG, from the coding sequence ATGCAACCGCACAGTGCTGATCGGCGGGCGACACCGGTGCGTCGGGCGAAACGCGGTGTCACGGCCGCATTCATCGCCCACGGTCTGGTGTTTTCGTCGTGGGCCGCCCACATTCCGCGGGTCAAGGACGAGCTGGGCCTCTCCGACGCGGCGTTGGGAACGGCGCTGTTCGGCGCCCCGCTGGGATCGGTGGTGGCCACGCTGGCAAGCCACTGGGCGCTGCGCCGCTGGGGCAGCCACCGCCTGATCCCGGTCATGGCCGCCGGCTATGCGGTCGCGGGGACGACGGTGGGGCTGGCCAAATCCGGGGCCGCCCTCTTCGGCGCGCTGGCGTTGTGGGGGACGTTCCAGGGCGCGCTGGACGTCGCGATGAACACCCAGGCCGCGACCGTCGAGCGGGCCGCCCGGGCGCCGATCATGGCGCGGTTCCACGGCATGTGGAGCGTCGGGACGCTGGTGGGGGCCGTCATCGGCGCGGCGTGCGTCGGCGCGGGCATCGGGCTGACCGCCCAGCTGACGGTCCTCGGGGCGGTCGTGCTGATCGTGGTGGGAATGCTCACCCGTCGCCTGATCCCCGATGCGGCAGATGACTCCGACGCGTCTTCGGGCCCCACCCCCCAAGGCCGGCGGGCCTGGATGACGCCGACGGTGGCGATCCTGGCCGCGGTCTCGTTCGCGTCGTTTCTGTGCGAGGGCGCGGCCACCGACTGGTCGGCCAACTACCTGCGCAACGTCGTGGGCGCCGGCCCGAGCGTCTCGGCGTTGAGCTACGCGGCCTACACGCTGACGATGGTGATCACCCGGTTCGGAGCGCCCCGGCTGCACGCGCGGGTTCCCAGTCGCCGGCTGCTGCCGGCCCTGGCGGTGGTGGCCGTGGCGGGCATGAGCGTGACGCTGGCGACCGCCAACGCGGCCGTCGGCGTGCTCGGTTTCGCCGCACTGGGCGTCGGCGTGGCGCTGCTGGTGCCCACCGCGTTCAGCGCGGCCTACGGCGCGAGCGAAGCGGGATCGGCGATCGCCATCGTGGCGGCGACGGGCTGGCTGGGCTACCTGCTCGGCCCGCCGCTGATCGGTCACCTGTCCGGCTGGGTGGGGCTGTCGGCGGCGCTGGCCACCATCCCGGTGATGATGTCGATCGTCGGCATCGCGATCCGCTACAACCCGGCCTTCGACAAGGCCGACGAATTCCACCGGGACGTGGCCACGCCCGCGGGCTAA